The genomic interval GCCTACCAAGAAATCTGCCTAGCATGGGGCATCAAAAGCGACTTGGAAAAGCTTAAAGGCACCTTAAGCACTGTCAAAGCGGTGCTCTTGGACGCCGAAGAAAAACAGACTCACAATCATGAGCTGCGGGAGTGGCTAGCAAAGCTCAAGAATGCCTATTATGAAGCAGAAGATGTGTTGGATGAATTCGAGGTTGAAGCATTGCGGAGGCAAGTCCTGAAACAGAGGAGCCTTGGAAGAAAGGTATGCCATTTCTTTTCACGCTCAAACCCTGTTGCATCTGCTTTTAGGATGGGCCATAAGATCAAAAGCATTAGAGAAAGGTTTGACGAAATTGCAGCTTTGAAAGTTAAATTTCATCTCGTCGAAAGAGATGGCCCTGATCATGAGGACAGCAGGAGTCTCCTGCAGATGAGGGAGAGCGACTCTTCGCTTGAACCGAATGTCGTTGGTCGAAATGAggacaaagaaaaaataatagaaatgTTAATGCATCCTACTGATGGGATTGGGGAGGCAGTCCCCGTCCTTCCCATCGTTGGAATCGCAGGTCTTGGGAAGACTGTCCTTGCAAAGTTGGTGTTCAACGATGAAAGGATCGATAAACATTTTCGACTGAAAATATGGGTGTGTGTATCAgaggattttgattttaagcaATTGATGATGAAAACCATTAAATCTGCTACAGGTGAAAATTGTAGTGACATGACTAAGGAACAATTGTATAAAGTTTTACGACGTTGTCTGGGTGGGAAAAGGTATTTGCTCATACTGGATGACGTCTGGAACGAAGAAATCAGAGATTGGATTGATCAAGCTTTGTTAATGGACAGAGTCAATGGAAGCAAAATCATAGTCACTACACGTAGTAACCGAGTTGCTGCAATTACAGGCACACTTCCCCAATACAACTTAAAAGATCTTCCTTACGAGGAATCATTGTCTTTGTTTCTCCAACACGCCTTCAAAAAGGGCAGTGAGAAACAACCTTTGAACCTCGTAAAAATTGGGGAggaaattgttaaaaaatgCAAAGGGATTCCTTTAGCCGTGAAGACGCTAGCAAGCCAACTTTGCTTTGAAACTGCAGAGGATGAATGGAAACGAGTTAGAGACAATGAGATATGGGAGTTGGAGCAAGAGGGAAAGGGCATCTTTCCAGCCCTAAGGCTAAGCTATGACCGACTGCCTCCACATCTGAAGCGGTGCTTCGCTTATTGTTCTGTGTTTACAAAGGACTATGTAATTTCCAATATTCAAATGGTTTCATTTTGGGTGGCACTAGGTCTTCTTAAATCTTCAAAGGAGAATGAAGGGCTAGAAGCTGTTGGGAAACGATACTTGAGAGAGTTGTGGGCTAGATCTTTGTTTCAAGAATTCCAGGAAACACCTTTCTTGATTAGATTTAAAATGCATGACCTTTTACATGATTTTGCACAAAGGCTGGCAAAAGATGAGTGCTCCGTTGTGAAATCATGTAGCCAAGATTTGAGCCAAACAGTTAGACATTTGTCAATTGTTAACCCACATCTATTGCACCAAGGTGCTCCTAGGTTCTTAGATAAAGCTGGTCGTGTGCAAACACTTTTCTTTCCAAATATGGAAAAATTCAATAGTGTGTCATTCATTGAAGAATGTGTCTCAAGATGTTCTCGACTACGAGTGCTAGATTTGAGTGTGTCTAGCTTTGAGATACTGCCAAGAAATATAGGTAAGTGGAAGCATCTAAGGTATCTCAATCTAAGTGACAATATCAGCATCAAGAGACTTCCGAATTCTATCAGCAAGTTGCAGAGTTTGCAAACGTTGTTTCTTGCTGGATGCACGGCAATCGAAGAGCTGCCCCGAGGTATAAGGTACATGATTAGTCTCAGAATGTTGTTCATAACTACAAAACAGAGGGTTTTGCCAGAGAATGAAATAGGATGCCTCAAGTCTCTTCagtttttgtcattttctgaATGTGACAACTTGGAGTATTTGTTCCAAGGGATGCAAAATCTCACATCCCTTCGAactatgttgattttgttgtgCCCAAGCTTGGTTTCATTGCCGCATGGCATCAAGTACCTGACTGCATTACAAGGTCTGGTGATTTGGGGCTGTGAAAAGCTCAGTCTTGATATGGAGTTGGAATTCGAAGGGAAACAAGATGGCAGCCTTCAGTCATTAGCAATCGGAGAACTACCAAAGTTAGTGGCATTGCCCAAGTGGCTTCTTCTAGgatccaccaagactttgcaGCAGTTGATCATCATGGGATGCGAGAATTTGACAGCATTACCAGACTGGTTCCAAGATGTCGCAGCCCTTCAATTGCTGAAGATTGCGGGATGCCCCAAACTATCATCCCTGCCAGATGGAATACAACACTTGACTTTCCTCAACCAATTGGCGATTCAAGCTTGTCCTACGTTGAGCAAAAGATGCAAACCAGGAATAGGTGAAGATTGGCCCAAGATTGCTCATGTTACTAAGATTGTGCTTGACGGCATTGAGATTTCACCTGCAAATGACCATTGTTAGGAGGTTAAAGTCAATCTTTCTCCATTTTGGGGTAGatattatatgatttttttttcttaatttgggtttgaattatataaatgGAGGTAATTGTTTCTGATGTTTTCAGTTTAAGCATATATGTTTATACTATTCCATGCAACGTAAGTCTTTCTCCTTTTGTCTGTGCATATACTACTAGTTCATCCATAtatgtttttcaaactcaagTTAGGTTTCAAGCAAAAttgtttgttttattaattggCAGGGGCAGGAGAGCTTGTTGTTCTGGAGTTCCCCGAGGAAGGGCGTGGACCCAAATatttaatgtaatttaattacaattttacctttCTATTTGAAAAATGTTGGTGTATTACAATTTGTATTAACCAGTATGAATAAAACGTACAGGATATCTGTGTgcctttgtaaattttatgtaCCCCGATGTAATATTTCACGAAGGGTATCCGAGCACCCACACCATGTTGTTGTCAGTAGTCCGTCTGATTTCATCCACTTGGCTTTTACAAAGAGCAGGATGCTTCTGTGGTCtgttttattaaaatgtaatgTAAGATTTAATCTTTCTATTATAATTCAcataaattgagtaattgtactgttaacttttaaaaatccAACAAATTTCACATGAACACTAGTTAACGTCACATGTCAATGATCAATTCCTACCTCATCATCATTAATTAATGTcgcataaaaaatttaatgataaaaacGATTAACAAATTCTAGATCTATACgaattataataaaaacattacattttataacaacattttttcttGTCACTTCTCTGTAATTCTACGACGACAAAGAATTATAGACCATATACTCGAAATGCTCAATAAATGGTTAAGTGCTTACAGTTTGCATCAGTATCCTCTTTGATCTTTCACTCCTCTGGATATCGATGGAACTGCAGAATAACGATGATTTCCAACAACCTTTTTATTacaattttgaagaaaaacaaaattaaaacatagcaTAACAATTTGGAACATGGATGAGGGATAATAAAGTAGTAGAATGAGAAAAAGATCATTCCAAACTACAGTACCAAATTGCCTAATTGAATCATCCTTTCATATAACATAAGATTGCAATGGAAAATAATACTACTTGACACTGGAAGATTCAGTAAGGGAAAAGAGATTAGCATGCcatttgtttgattttctttctttcacttCCAAAGTATGATCAACAACAACAACTACTACACACAAATAGCAAACCCAAATTATGAGCAGAAATTCAAagccttttatttttctttactgATTTGAGGCTTTGCTTGGTTGGGAGGATGGGAAGGAGGAaggaaaaactgaaaaagTTTTAATCCAATGGCTAAGCTACCAAATAGGAAGGTAATTATGAAACCTAACCATTATAGTAAAAACTATTCCATCCTTCCCCCTTTCCAGCCCTCCTTCGAAAAAGCTGTTCAACTGCAACACAAAAATAGACATGTATTTCAAGAGAACATTGtcaacaaatataaaattatttattgaaaaagaaacaagggATACTTTGCTTAGCTCATATTACCCAATGGAATTTCTTATTATCAAACTTTATAACCACCTACATTGCAAGATTTGTAATTTGCATCCATTGTCCATACCATTTCTTAAGAGCTGGACATAACAAAACTATCTAATTCTCacaataattttgtttttttacaaattatagcATGAACTTGATGGAATTAGCTTTGAAAAATAGTATCAAGTCAGATAAGAGACATCCACTAACCTCTCTGTGTAAGTCCTATGGCCAGATATCCAAGAGAAAACCTTAGACCTTAACAAAACATTGAGAGATTAAGACATGAGGAACATCGCGCATGCACAAGATCACACATGAcacatttttttatagaaaattaaagaaattgtaACATATTTCTAGATGTTGTGTGCAGAGAGCAAATGTGGTTCCAGAATTCTAAAGAATGCTTTTAAACCTCTGTGCAATCATTGCATTTTAGCAGTTTAGACCCACAACCAACTGTTTTCTCACGGCTTTTCTTATTTACTATGAATAAAATGCTATTCATTCAAAGTGCTCTTGTCATGTGCCATGTTGGTTCTCCAACATCCATTAGAATTACCCTcattaaaagttttttaataaaattcccATATGTACATGACACCAAAATTCTTGTAGCGCCAACAAAGCATAGCTTTATATGACCTTAAGTGCAAGGTATGGGGCCAAAACGTTGAAATCAAAATCTACTAACCCAGTGACTGCAAAGTCTCATTCATCTTCTCTTTCTGCTGACACTTCTTCAACAATATAAGTATTCATTTTGGCTCAGAAAACCTCAGCCATGTAATAAAAGTATTCACCAAGTAGCAGAGATGAGGTTCATAACTGGAAGATATTCCAACACAGTTGTCCAAAACAACAGCTTGCAATCAAAGTTGAGAAGCATATAAGCTTTTCGCTCACATTTGCAGTGACTTCTAGTCTGCATTCATGAAAATGTGACATCAGATTAAGAAATGAACGCTAGCCATTCTATCCGGGTAAAATATTAGCAACTTTTCAATAGTCAATACCAATAAACCAGTAACATTACATAACAATCCTTTTATTTCTCATTTGAGGAAGTTTTAGCATGAATCATAGACAAAGTGATAACAGTACAGTTCATTTATAAGCATGGTGTTACCATAAGAGTTAACTTTTGCTAGGATTGTACTTTGActacaaatatttaaaaagcaGTTCCCACTACAGGAAGTTAGGCACttgattagattgactcattGCAATTTAACAACATGATTTTACCTGTTACCTTCATGTCAGTCCTCAATTTTAGCACATGATTATATTTATAGCACTTTGGAAATTCAAATGAAGAATCAACTTTCTCATACAACTACTGATTTATTATCGATCAGGTCTCTTCATTCAAGATCATCCAAAATGAACAAACCATTCAATGCAAGCTACATTAGATTATCCAATCAAGATCTCCAAGTAAATTAATAAGGCTCCATTTAATTGTTACTTTCTTTACAACATGTTTTTTGTATCCTCAAAATGCGAGTAAACAAGAAGTAAATTATGTATATTTACCTTTTACCTCTGGAATAAAAAGAGTAAGTATCAAACTCAAAAACCAAACAAACAATCAGAACCAGAGcataaagaaaagacaaaatcCACTAACCAATCTTACTGTTCCCCTCTTCTTTGTGCttgttcttcttcaacatCTTAGTCCTAGGCTTAACAGGCTTCAAAAACCCAGCTTGCAATCTCACCATCTCCCTCAATATCCCAATCAGAACCCCTTGAACCTCATTTCCATTAGGCTCAATGACCCCCAAGCACCTAGCCACAGCCTCCAAAGTGGTAACACACCCACCAAAGGgctcttttcttaaaattaattcactATCATAAATACTCCCGCCCACCACACTCTCATCAACTCCATCTAAACAAACCCGTAGAGCAAAACCCTTCAAAACCCCTTCACTGGCCCCTACCATCTCCTTAGCATGCTTCCACGTGGCATCAAAAACAATTAAGAGGAGAGGGGTAGTTTGGTAATTGAGGAGGTTGGTGGATTTGAGTTGGGACAGTGTGACGGCGGGCGTGGAAGGGGAAGGAGGGAAGAGGTAGATGGCGGGGGGGGATTGGTTGGCAAGGTGGTGAGGGAGGAGGCGACGGGAAGAGATGGTAGTGGCGTTGAGGAGGGTTTTGGAGAGGAGTGGGGTTGTGTTGAGCTTGTGGCGGGACTCGTGAGGGTGGCGgatgattaaaattttggttttggtttgaAGTGGGGTGGTGAGGAGAACATGGCAGAGGCAGACTGGAAGTGGGCGGTCACACTGGGTGCATAGTTGGCGGCGTTGCGGCGGCGGTGACAGTGGTGGTGAGCTGGTAGCGATGGTTGGGTTGGTGTCGTGTTCTTGTTCTTCCATGAGCGGGCCGTGGAGTTGTCAACTTGGGATGCCTTCACGCAAAGACAAGAGAAATTCTTCTGTGACTAATGGGCGGGCGACCCACCAAGGCCTTCTAGCCTGGCCCATTGATTCGGTCTAGTTTTGGTTCATGAAGTAAATTTCCTGGCAGGCCGACTAAATAAAGTAATTCTTATTCCgatgaaatttaaattcaaatacttactatatgaattttattattttcaaataaaaattaaaaaccttGAAACCTTTGAAACAACGGAAAATGAGCATAAATATATCCTAAATAacattaaattattcaataccaaattaaaagaaaataatactaatgattgaaattaaatagTTACTATTTGTCGCATTTTGATAAacaatttttaatctttaaactTCATTGGAAGATGCTAAGTGGCCTCCTTTGCTAGTTAGAGAAAATGAAGCTGGTAGGATAAAGTCGGTCTAGCCCACGGCTACTCCTGGCCCGAAATGCTCAAACGATGTCAAGAGAGACTCAGCTCTAACTAGATATGGGTGAAGCTCTAGGTTAGGGAAGTAAGGTaggaaagaggaagaagataACCTCTGTTAGCCCTTGCCACCCAAAGGGGGCTGGCTGTCGGCACCACAAGTTAGAACAGAAGAATGAGTATGTGAAGGAAGAAAGGTTTGAATCCCACTATCAGCAACTTTTGTCaacattatatataatattaatatattatgtaTAATCAGGTTTAAGATATCgaaagaaattaatataatcAAGTTCGGAAAATAGTTATTCTAAAAGTGATGTCGGAAACTTACCCGAATTCAAAATAAGTACTCAACTCCTATGTGTTACATCCCCACTTGTCACCGATTAAAGTGGGCTCCAAGCCTTGGGCTTAAATGGGAGTCTGAGGCCACTCAAAGTGGGTTAAGTGTTTGGGACTGGAATTGGATTTTTATTCCTTAAGGATTCGTAGTATGAGATTTTGGCCCAGTAATGGCTCGTttatcaaaatacaaatgcgACCTGCCTATGGCCTAGTGCTTTGGGCTTTGACAAAATTAACATATTCTCatattgtttattattttatattaatcattgacaaaaatatactaaaatattcttaaaaaactctaaatgaaataattttttaaatatatatatatatatttatagaacttaattaactaaaatattGAGAATTATATATCCAAATCCAAATAAAAAACCAAGTGTATAGAGTATAGCATACCCTCTTAGATGGCAATTCATGGTCAAAAGAAGAGAGAGTAGGAGA from Theobroma cacao cultivar B97-61/B2 chromosome 5, Criollo_cocoa_genome_V2, whole genome shotgun sequence carries:
- the LOC18598922 gene encoding putative disease resistance protein RGA3, coding for MAESLAFTIGEQLLEKLLNLPEKLGTAAYQEICLAWGIKSDLEKLKGTLSTVKAVLLDAEEKQTHNHELREWLAKLKNAYYEAEDVLDEFEVEALRRQVLKQRSLGRKVCHFFSRSNPVASAFRMGHKIKSIRERFDEIAALKVKFHLVERDGPDHEDSRSLLQMRESDSSLEPNVVGRNEDKEKIIEMLMHPTDGIGEAVPVLPIVGIAGLGKTVLAKLVFNDERIDKHFRLKIWVCVSEDFDFKQLMMKTIKSATGENCSDMTKEQLYKVLRRCLGGKRYLLILDDVWNEEIRDWIDQALLMDRVNGSKIIVTTRSNRVAAITGTLPQYNLKDLPYEESLSLFLQHAFKKGSEKQPLNLVKIGEEIVKKCKGIPLAVKTLASQLCFETAEDEWKRVRDNEIWELEQEGKGIFPALRLSYDRLPPHLKRCFAYCSVFTKDYVISNIQMVSFWVALGLLKSSKENEGLEAVGKRYLRELWARSLFQEFQETPFLIRFKMHDLLHDFAQRLAKDECSVVKSCSQDLSQTVRHLSIVNPHLLHQGAPRFLDKAGRVQTLFFPNMEKFNSVSFIEECVSRCSRLRVLDLSVSSFEILPRNIGKWKHLRYLNLSDNISIKRLPNSISKLQSLQTLFLAGCTAIEELPRGIRYMISLRMLFITTKQRVLPENEIGCLKSLQFLSFSECDNLEYLFQGMQNLTSLRTMLILLCPSLVSLPHGIKYLTALQGLVIWGCEKLSLDMELEFEGKQDGSLQSLAIGELPKLVALPKWLLLGSTKTLQQLIIMGCENLTALPDWFQDVAALQLLKIAGCPKLSSLPDGIQHLTFLNQLAIQACPTLSKRCKPGIGEDWPKIAHVTKIVLDGIEISPANDHC
- the LOC18598923 gene encoding uncharacterized protein LOC18598923 isoform X2; the encoded protein is MNETLQSLGLRFSLGYLAIGLTQRVEQLFRRRAGKGEGWNSFYYNGCWKSSLFCSSIDIQRSERSKRILMQTVKSQCRQAQS
- the LOC18598923 gene encoding DTW domain-containing protein 2 isoform X1, translated to MEEQEHDTNPTIATSSPPLSPPPQRRQLCTQCDRPLPVCLCHVLLTTPLQTKTKILIIRHPHESRHKLNTTPLLSKTLLNATTISSRRLLPHHLANQSPPAIYLFPPSPSTPAVTLSQLKSTNLLNYQTTPLLLIVFDATWKHAKEMVGASEGVLKGFALRVCLDGVDESVVGGSIYDSELILRKEPFGGCVTTLEAVARCLGVIEPNGNEVQGVLIGILREMVRLQAGFLKPVKPRTKMLKKNKHKEEGNSKID